Proteins encoded by one window of Lycium barbarum isolate Lr01 chromosome 11, ASM1917538v2, whole genome shotgun sequence:
- the LOC132617716 gene encoding uncharacterized protein LOC132617716, with amino-acid sequence MVCFCFLVDQKRMMRQSKPVAGSCSRCGHGAQVADMRTATRFCYVPFYWKSWKAIVCCFCGAVLKSYR; translated from the coding sequence ATGGtttgtttttgctttttggtTGATCAGAAGAGGATGATGAGGCAGAGTAAGCCAGTAGCAGGGTCGTGCTCACGTTGCGGCCATGGTGCTCAAGTTGCTGATATGCGCACTGCTACCAGATTTTGTTATGTCCCCTTTTACTGGAAATCTTGGAAGGCTATTGTCTGTTGTTTCTGTGGCGCTGTTCTAAAGTCTTACAGATAA
- the LOC132616992 gene encoding uncharacterized protein LOC132616992, whose translation MGKTGRDWGQIYSIYGIDDWHTPIFLLIHAIFFSILSLLFLIYFEHICYFFQHFLPSSSAARFAAGFTGAVTALSAVCLFFAAGNIFYSSGSLHWEMAQRMVNAVSDWSSVKHALDLGCGRGILLNAVALQLKKSGSSGRVVGLHPTPTRSLSTLRTAGLEGVQEYVTCRSGDPRRLPFSDNYFDVVASAAFVHTVGKEFGQKTAAAAAERMRVLGEVVRVLKPGGVGVVWDLVHVPEYVKRLQELKVEDIRVSERVTAFMVNSHVVSFTKPSQHFVGANEVRLDWRLNNLC comes from the exons ATGGGGAAAACTGGTAGAGATTGGGGACAGATCTATTCAATATACGGAATCGACGATTGGCACACGCCAATATTCCTACTAATCCATGCTATTTTCTTCTCTATACTTTCTCTCCTTTTCCTAATATATTTCGAACACATATGTTATTTCTTCCAACATTTCTTACCGAGTTCTAGCGCCGCCCGTTTCGCCGCCGGATTTACCGGCGCCGTTACGGCGCTATCCGCCGTGTGCCTCTTCTTCGCCGCCGGAAATATATTTTACTCTTCCGGTTCACTTCATTGGGAAATGGCACAACGTATGGTCAACGCCGTTAGTGATTGGTCTTCCGTTAAGCATGCACTTGACCTTGGCTGTGGACGTGGTATCCTCCTCAACGCTGTTGCTCTACAGTTGAAGAAATCCGGGTCGTCGGGTCGGGTTGTCGGGTTACATCCAACACCGACACGGTCTCTATCCACTCTCCGCACTGCTGGGCTTGAAG GTGTCCAGGAGTACGTCACGTGCCGGTCAGGTGACCCAAGAAGGCTTCCATTCAGCGATAACTACTTCGACGTGGTGGCGTCGGCGGCATTTGTGCATACAGTGGGTAAGGAGTTCGGGCAGAAGACGGCGGCAGCGGCAGCGGAGAGAATGAGGGTGTTGGGTGAGGTGGTGAGGGTGTTGAAACCAGGTGGGGTAGGGGTGGTCTGGGATCTAGTGCATGTGCCTGAGTATGTGAAGAGACTGCAAGAATTGAAGGTGGAAGATATTCGGGTTTCGGAGCGGGTCACTGCTTTTATGGTTAATAGCCACGTGGTGTCTTTTACTAAGCCAAGTCAGCATTTTGTGGGGGCCAATGAAGTTAGACTGGATTGGAGACTCAACAATCTTTGTTGA